gtataacgttgtatactattacgttataacgtataccgttatattgcaccactaaatgacgtatcactttatattgcatcactatatcacgtataacgttatggagtattacgttataacgtataacgacataatgcattactatgtgacgtgtgacgttatatactattacgttataacctacaacgttatactgcatcactatatgacgtacaacgttatatactattacgttataaggtataacgatatattgcatcactatatcacgtataacgttatattgcatcactatatcacgtatgacattatggagtattacgttataacgtataacgacataaggcattactatgtgacgtgtgacgttacatactattacgttataacttataacgttatactgcatagctatgtgaagtataacgttgtatactattacgttataaggtataacgatatattgcatcactatatcacttctaacgttatattgcatctctatatgacgtataacgatatagactattacgttataacgtataacattatattgcatctctatatgacgtataactttatatcgcctcactatatgacttataaatatatagactattacgttataacgtataacgctatactgcatcactatatgacgtataacgttatatactattacgttataacgtatatcgctatattgcgtcactatatggcgtataacgatatagactattaagttataacctataacgctatgccgcatcactatatgacgtataacgtattattgcatcactatatgaagtataacgttgtataccattacgttataacgtataccgttatgttgcatctctatttgacatataacgttatattgcatcactatatgacttacaaatgtatagactattacgttataacttataacgttatattgcatcactatatgatgtataacattttatactattacgttataaggtataacgatatattgcatcactatatgacgtattactctatattgcatctctatatgtcgtataacgttatatactattacgttatagcgtataacgatatattgcaccactatatgacccaTCACTtcatattgtatctctatatgacgtacaacgttatataatattacgttataaggtataacgatatattgcatcactataccacttataacgttatgttgcttctctatatgacgtataacgtattattgaatcactaaatgacgtataacggtgacactattacgttataacttataacattatattgcatcactatatcacttacaacgttatattgcatcactttatgacgtataacgttatatactattacgttataacgcataacgttatattgcatcactatatcacttacaacgatatattgcatcactatatgacgtataacgtcatatactgttacgttataacgtataacgatatattgcaccactatatgacgtataacgttatatactattacgttataacgtatacggttatattgcatctctatatggcgtataactttatatagcatcactatatgacgtataacgatatagactattacgttataacgtataacgttatattgcaccactgtatgacgtataacgttatatactattacgttataacgtataccgttatattgcatctctatatggcgcataactttatattgcatcactatatgacgtataacgatatagacaatTCCGTTAtaacatagaacgttatattgcatctctatatgacgtataacgtattattgaatcactatatgacgtataaccttgatactattacgttataacttataacgttatattgcatcacaatatcacgtgtaacgttacggagtaatacgttataacgtataacgacataatgcattactatttgacgtataacgttgaatactattacgttataacctataacgttatactgcatcactatatgacgtataacgttatatactattacgttataaggcataacgatgtattgcatcactatatcacttataacgttatatttcatcgctatatgacgcataaagtcatatactattatgttataacgtacaacgttatattgcatcacgatatgacgtataactttatattgcctcactatatgacgtataacgccatatactattacgttataacgtataccgttatatttcatctctatatgacgtataactttatattgcaccactatatgacgtataacgttatgtactattacggtataacttataacgatatattgcaccactatatgaagtatcactttaaattgcatcactatatggcgtataacgatatagactgttacgttataacctataacgctatactgcatcactatatgacgtataacgttatattctattacgttataagttataactatatattccatcactatgtgaagtataacgttatatactattacgttatgacgcataacgatatattgcaccactatatgacgtataaccttatatcgcctcactatatgacttataaatatatagacgattacgttataacgtataacgatacattgcatcactatatgttgtctaacgttatatactattacgttataacgtataacggtatattgcatcactatatgatgaataacgttatatactattacgatataatgtataacgctatattgcataactatatgacgtataacgatatagaatattacgttataacctataacgttattctgcaccactatatgtcgtataacgttacatactattatgttataacttataacgttatattgcatcactatatgacgtataacgtttatactattacgttataacttataacgttatgttgcatcactatatgatgtataacctttatactattacgttataaggtataactatatattccatcactatgcgaagtatgacgttgtatactattacgttataacgtataccgtcatattgcatctctatctgacgtataactttatattgcatcactatacgacgtataaccatatagactattacgttataacctatgtcgttatactgcatgactatatgacgtacaacgttatatactattacgttataacgtataacgatacattgcatcactatatgttgtctaacgttatatactattacgttataacgtatagcgtcatattgccttactatgtgacgtataacgttatatactattactttataacctataacgttttactgcatcactatatgacgtataacgttttatactattacgttataaggtataacgttatattgcatcacttataacgttatatagcatccctatatgacgttatgaactattaagttataacgtatagcgttatagattattaccttatatcgtacaacgatttatactattacgttataacgcatatcgttatattgcatcactgtatcacttataacgttatattgcatcactatatgatgtatgacgtttgtactattacgttataacttgtaacgttatattgcattactatatgaagtataacgttatggagtattccgttacaacgtataacgttatatactattacgttataacgcataacgttatattgcatcactatatcacttataacgttatattgcaccactatatgacgtataacgtcatatactattactttataacctataacgttttactgcatcactatatgacgtataacgttttatactattacgttataaggtataacgttatatagcatcactatatgacttataacgttatattgcatcacgatatgaagtataaccttatatactattacgttataacgcataacgttatactgcatcactatatcagttataacgttatattgcaccactatttgacgtataacgtcatatactattactttataacctataacgttttactgcatcactatttgacgtataacgatataaaatattacgttataacgtataacattatattgcatctctatatgacgtacaacgttatataccattacgttataacctataacgttatactgcatcactatatgacgtataacgatataaaatattacgttataacgtatatcattatattgcatctgtatatgacttataacgttatattgcatcactatgccacgtataacgttatggagtattacgttataacctatagcgacatattgcattactatgtgacgtataaagttatactgcatctctatttgacgtataacgatgtagtatattacgttataacgtataacattatattgtatctctatatgacgtttaacgatattgcaacactatatgacgtataacgttatataccattacgttataacctataacgttatactgcatcactatttgacgtataacgatataaaatattacgttataacgtataacgatatattccatcactatgtgaagtataacgctatatactattaggttataacgtataacgatatattgcatcacgatatgacgtataacgatatagactattacgttataacctataacgttatactgcaccactatatgacgtataacgtcatatactattacgttataacgcataactttatattgcatgactatatcacttataacgttatattgcatcactatatgatgtataacgtttatactattacgttataacttataacgttatattgcatcactatatgatgtataacgttatggagtattacgttttaacgtataacgttatattgcattagtattgacgtataacgttatggagcattacgttacaacgtataacgatatattgcatcactgtgtgacgtataatgttatatactattacgatatatggtataacgttatatagcatcactataccacttataacgttatattgcatcactatatgaagtataactttatatactagtacgttataacgcataacgtcatattgcatcactatatcacttataacgttatattgcatcactatatgacgcataacgtcatatactattacattataacgtatagcgttatagagtattaccatatatcgtataacgatttatactactacgttataacgcataacgttatattgcatcactataccacttataacgttatattgcatcactatatgaagtataacgttatatactattacgttataacgcataacgttatattgcatcactatatcacttataacgttatattgcatcactatatgaagtataacgttatatactagtacgttataacgcataacgttatattgcatcactatatcacatataacgttatattgcatcactacatgacgaataacgtcatatactgttacgttataacgtataacgttatattgcattactatatgacgcataacgttacaacgtataatgacatattgcattactatgtgacgtataacgatatatactattacgttataacatataacgttgtactgcatcactatatgacgtataacgctatatactattatgttataaggtataacgttatattgcatcactatatcacgtataacgttatattgcatcactatatgacgcataacgtcatatacaattacattataacgtataacgttatagtgtattgcgccataacgtatgactacatattgcatcactatatgacgaataacgtcatatactgttacgttataatgtataacgttatattgcattactataggacgcataacgttatggagcgtgacgttacaacgtataacgacatatttgattactatgtgacgtataatgttacatactatttcgttataatgcataacgttatattgcatcactatctgacgtataactttatattgcatcactatatcacttataacgttatattacatcactatatgacgaataacgtcatatactgttacgttataacgtataacgttatattgcattactatgtgacgcataacgttacaacgtataatgacatattgcattactatgtgacgtataacgatatatactattgcgttataacctataacgttatactgcatcactatatgacgtattgttacgtttcgctatccaaattttgaaattttaaacaatgtagtagtcgctgccaccagaaacagtctaaggactgtttcaattagatatttcttgttagattatgtagcgttgaccggagtttaggccactggtcaacaatctccacaactaatggcagttactctcttttcacaattactctgattgttctaactgaaccactaacaattaatcgctaacgctaacgctaacaattaatctgactcttctttatttttcgctaaattctcccgaacgctaacaattactctcttctattcctttattcaactgacccgctaacaattactctctttcattctaactggtaacgattactcccttttcttctaactggtaacgattactcccttttattctaactggtaacgattactcccttttatgctaactggtaacgattactcccttttattctaactggtaacgattactcccttttattctaactggtaacgattactccgatttgaattgtgtcgctacgctttttataatgacatccccaatgggatgacagtcacgtgacagttcgttccggtgggaatcgcaatgctgcaggtttttagagtttccatgagagaacatggagtttgatgattacaggttatgttgagtcatggacacaaaagcgtccgcacctgtgcgaactgtgtgagtgtgtttttagtattctgtctcgtttcgcatgttgtttgtttccttaatcttgtgaatttgttttagcgcaagaggaagaagatatgtgaatggtacgagatgacgtgatcgacgtgcgtgtgtgaatatgtgcgagggatgatgctgaaggggcggttttccacccaagtaggcacagtggcaccttcgttggcgtcgtgtcctgattatcttttgacaatttggttttatttgacaatatgagatatattttgctccttgtagatttatatgtccatatttgctatatattaaatcgtgtatattttatattactttcttgttattaggttattagttgtgtaactccagtttctgatccatggaaagtggtgaaacgtcttcacgaaatacaatttcattcgttttcctcccttgcattggcacgctgtgagtggtgtcgacttccagatgaggtttgtgcatcttgattattatgcatttaaagatagatactttgtcagaggttcccatgcggattgtctcggtgtgtatcttgttatgatttcttttatttagttcatcctgcttctttcgtgttttattcactgcatatgatatttcagtgcaagaagaagaagaattgtaaagaatccgtaagtggccctagaagacgcagtcatcgtgtgaggtgttgtcagcaggaacgaagagtcgaagtcgtgtgacatttgtattgtttccggttatatacaacgctatttcacatatctatgtatatatatatattattatattattatatattattatactaaatcttcagttggtttagttgaatgttcagtaatgtaatttttacaaggtggttttgtatattagatgagtagttgttcgatataataatatgtgtatatatatatatacattttacaatgtaattttccattatgtaaaatgtatatatgcatatgtatatgtgcgcgtattgttattctcattgtttctcggatcgttaattggttgaatattccataatgtggatttcgtatataattctctaggttcgtagaaatgtaaatctatatatttatttctttgcgttttaatggtttaataacgtatacatacatatatatatatatatatatatatatatatattatgaattttttccaaagatacgcgtgcgcatgtgtatatctatatatgtgtgtctcgcagagtaatcttgtatacaattttcacttttattagaatgctgatgtagtgcagtatattttatttcttttatattttattagattaccaattattcagattcacgaagtaggtcacacacacagatatgcatacacgtgtgtgtatatacatgtgttttcgcagagaaatctcatacatttgaatcgcggcttgttttatttattggttcatttaattatttcattttatttgtattttatatgtcattgctgattggttgtagtgtttcttcttattgattcatttatttcattttgattatcTGTCGCATAATTCTTTCTATTTTGATTGgatagttattagttaatttattattattggtcctgtttaattattcataagttattggttcgtggcgtcacgtgcggaacgcgggacgtgacacccccgctCTTGgcgttcaaatttccgaaggaaatttgactgatcgtagcagatgtagttgcgattggttgttggtccatcctaacgggcaacagcgcgaactacaattccttacatcaaaagatttctttggggttattgtgtcgtgttaagattgacatttatgcattgcagacaaaatatcgcgggttggagttttgttatttgtatttcacacaatctacaacgcgctctttgaatttgtgtgcataaaaacgtgttggagggtcttcgtatgggtcgcgatagcctaagtctagattatcgtacccgtctttttattatttttttattagaaatataatttatttgtaaggtattaaagttactacatacatgcgttgattggtggtggatgtccctaatatgtggtgacttttgccaatatcgaattaattatctatctgttaattatttttaactttattttagtaggtgacgtgtaattcaaataaaattaatattatttatgtatatgtgtttcattgcgcgtgcgtaaggactattccctattcgtgacaatctaagatggccgttcatgaatgtctatggccgttcatgaatgtctctagtatatggtgaattttattcatgcggttttgttatttatttgttaattatttgtgactttattttagcagttgacgtataattgaggtgggaataatattattctgtatttattttagtgtgtataattattgcatgtaattcattgcgcatgcgtgagaactgcttcacgctcgcgatggatttccaaaatggatgtttgtgtacgtcttaaataagagtgtggtgttttgtaaatttgtttgatattgtaataattgttttgttacttagtttcaactccgttctagtgaagtgtcaacggtgttttgtgttcgtcgtaatgtgtatgtttaatttaacattgttttgtatttgttgtaatatgtgtatatatactgtgtgttattttaatgtaatagcgtgtggattatatcgttgtcgaaaatattaattactaatagaatcgtttcactgtttaattataaggtagtttatatttatgtagcttttgtttaattggtttaatctaatgcgtgcatagtgtcaccagtcacccctgtgtagtataaccttatttctttatacgtaatttaatatagtaatgctgtaatagcttaacacaatatgataattcctaattttaatcatgtttgattattaatgctcggctaatctatcttaattaatttctagcctatttctattttattagctatttctatatcttccctattaatctgttgttacttagtaattatgtgatttattattagtgatttattattatttcatatttgtatagtataattttttgagctaatctatgtattattggttaaaacttgtttattgaattattaccatttgtagtttctcaaatcctattccttcgatgctgcgttaccgtgtgtaaggcatcatccggttttcattatattcaaaatacttactacagatacctttattcatcctatatttgtgagtataaacatatcatttagttaattaattcaatatgcacgtagtgcattgtgtgagcgaccgctattgtgcattacaaatctgtttctatatgtgaggtataataataatcctgtaatgtaagtcgagactaattcatgtattatagattagaacttgcacactatattattaatgttcatagttacttcgtctttattctccaagtctacacgctacgtcgctcacgcaagacacctacccgacgtaattggcaatcttgttgtaagttttaatagtattatttcttttcatatatgtcaaggcaattgaggccagttcttgcattcgtttcagctggcagtcgtattctatgttctacggattggatccataatttatctctgcggaattcctgcatgtacacttccttctacaatgattagttgtggactaggtactttttactttcactgcctttaattatgttattgaattaacacgttttatagaacgcaaatagtaatctttcttttgtttttaggtttccactatctgcactattcgacaagcagtgtcgcacttactttggtttaaccacgatattgttataatcgtttagtactattatgttttgtattaaggtaattgaggttaattcttccatttgtttcagatggctgtcatacgttatgttttacgaatatgggcttatggcatgtctttgcatatacacttccttttacaatagttaattgttcacaaggtacttttcactttcaccgttttaatcactttattgaattaatacattttatatttgagtaatgtttagaaagtacatagtaatttccttttctttttaggtttccattatccgcattattcgacgagcagcactacactacatactactgtactgtgttaccttctgaaaacgtttcgtttattgtttatttcggttatgcgctaattttaacttatttaagtgcactgttcgcggaatccctttcacttcaatcatgacgttttggttttctaaaatttccaacactttatgcggtcccgaatattggtcggaaaattttcctcttctgggttcctttaatagatatactagatctcctattttgaaattttgcgggttgattcgtctgtcatagtattcttttgactttaat
This is a stretch of genomic DNA from Bombus affinis isolate iyBomAffi1 unplaced genomic scaffold, iyBomAffi1.2 ctg00000179.1, whole genome shotgun sequence. It encodes these proteins:
- the LOC126927648 gene encoding uncharacterized protein LOC126927648 isoform X2, translating into MFTSSLFSKSTRYVAHARHLPDVIGNLVLAVVFYVLRIGSIIYLCGIPACTLPSTMISCGLDGCHTLCFTNMGLWHVFAYTLPFTIVNCSQGFHYPHYSTSSTTLHTTVLCYLLKTFRLLFISVMR
- the LOC126927648 gene encoding uncharacterized protein LOC126927648 isoform X1 — translated: MFTSSLFSKSTRYVAHARHLPDVIGNLVFLHSFQLAVVFYVLRIGSIIYLCGIPACTLPSTMISCGLDGCHTLCFTNMGLWHVFAYTLPFTIVNCSQGFHYPHYSTSSTTLHTTVLCYLLKTFRLLFISVMR